Below is a window of Micromonospora chersina DNA.
TTCCTCCGGGTCTCGGTCATGTGTCCTCCGGGTTCTGGGCGCGGCTCCACGATGGAGCCCACAATGTTTGCCAACAGCGTTGGCATATTGATGGTAGGCACCCCAACGGCGTTTGCCAACACTGTTGGCTAGACTGCGGTGATGGCCTTCACCGAACGGTCCGCCCGGGCGCGGGCCGCCATCCTCGCCGCGGCGGCGCGGAGGTTCGCCGATGACGGCTACGAATCGACGACCGTCCGCGCGATCGCCGCCGACGCCGGAGTGGACCCCTCCATGGTGATCCGATACTTCACCAGCAAGGCGGACCTCTTCTACGCGGTGGCCGCCGCCGAGCTACCCCCGCTCGACATGCCGGCCAATAGCGCCGACTTCGCCGCCACCTACGCCAGGACGTTCGTCGACGTGTGGGAGGACGGCGGCCACGCCCTGGCGAACCTGTTCCGCGCCGCCCCTACCCACGCCGACGCCGCCCACCGACTGCAACAAATCC
It encodes the following:
- a CDS encoding TetR family transcriptional regulator: MAFTERSARARAAILAAAARRFADDGYESTTVRAIAADAGVDPSMVIRYFTSKADLFYAVAAAELPPLDMPANSADFAATYARTFVDVWEDGGHALANLFRAAPTHADAAHRLQQILDRQLMPFFRESFPDRPDIDQQAALVLSQTIGVIYCRYLLKMEPLASMSRDTLEQAISGVIRHHLGEA